Proteins co-encoded in one Candidatus Bathyarchaeota archaeon genomic window:
- a CDS encoding TIM barrel protein encodes MAEHTRFGPAGVPPMFRLMGATMADVPKLLRAEGLDAFEYQAVRWGPKPQIKQHDAEKLGEEARKNDVRLSLHGSYFVNLSGKKDVVEASKRRLIAGATAADWMGAYVMVFHTGFYGRFEKEFAFKTCVNALKEVSAEMRSLGLRVKLGPETMGRKFQVGSIDEIIAINQEVEGTQLVIDWGHLHARHQGAFKSPADMRAIAEKVEQQLGTEALRGMHCHFSAIEFTSQGEKRHHTLDEKRYGPDFRMLAEVIADFGLHPTMICESPILDIDARKMKETLNEVLVAKQKTS; translated from the coding sequence ATGGCTGAGCATACTCGTTTTGGTCCAGCAGGGGTTCCTCCGATGTTTAGGCTTATGGGCGCGACAATGGCAGACGTGCCGAAACTGCTGCGCGCGGAAGGGCTGGACGCTTTTGAGTACCAAGCTGTCCGGTGGGGTCCAAAACCGCAAATTAAACAGCACGACGCAGAAAAGCTGGGGGAAGAGGCACGTAAAAACGATGTTAGGCTCAGCTTGCATGGGTCATATTTTGTGAACTTGTCAGGAAAAAAGGATGTTGTGGAGGCAAGTAAACGGCGCTTAATTGCTGGTGCCACAGCTGCTGATTGGATGGGCGCGTACGTTATGGTTTTTCACACTGGCTTTTATGGGCGTTTTGAAAAAGAGTTCGCTTTCAAAACTTGTGTTAATGCCCTAAAGGAGGTCAGTGCTGAAATGCGGAGTCTTGGTTTGAGAGTCAAGCTTGGTCCTGAGACGATGGGGCGAAAGTTTCAAGTGGGCAGCATAGATGAGATCATCGCAATAAACCAAGAAGTGGAAGGTACACAACTTGTAATCGACTGGGGGCACCTCCACGCGCGGCATCAAGGTGCATTCAAAAGCCCTGCGGACATGCGTGCAATAGCAGAGAAAGTCGAACAACAGCTTGGAACAGAAGCGCTCAGGGGTATGCACTGTCACTTCTCAGCCATTGAGTTCACTAGTCAAGGAGAAAAACGCCATCACACTTTAGATGAGAAACGTTACGGACCAGACTTCCGCATGCTTGCCGAAGTTATTGCAGATTTTGGGTTGCATCCAACCATGATTTGTGAATCGCCCATTTTAGATATTGATGCGAGAAAAATGAAGGAAACCCTAAATGAGGTTTTAGTAGCCAAACAGAAAACGAGTTAA
- a CDS encoding energy-coupling factor transporter transmembrane protein EcfT: protein MSVFEGLKFRKVYSPIHNLDPRVKFIYVIAIFIAAILFYQVIPLLLLFFMQLPFVLLARVQRQWLRSLRGATFLAAFIFIINVASTFFISGYKLTPFDIENASALTLRFVVLVESFSVFFLTTSPDHLGLALEESRVPYEFAFAFTTAVRFVPVLAEEAQTIMDAQKARGLELEKGNLLKRIRNYIPVLIPLIVSAIRRSLELAEAMESRAWGAAKKRTNLYLLQLHRGDFVLLAITIGIIAVAVYVRFFVPIPSISGFFWP, encoded by the coding sequence ATGAGTGTTTTTGAAGGCTTAAAGTTCAGAAAAGTCTACTCCCCAATTCACAACTTGGACCCACGTGTGAAATTCATCTATGTCATAGCAATTTTCATTGCTGCAATTCTCTTCTACCAAGTTATCCCTCTGCTGTTGCTCTTCTTCATGCAATTACCCTTTGTCCTTTTAGCGCGGGTTCAAAGGCAATGGTTACGCTCATTGCGTGGAGCAACTTTCCTTGCGGCATTCATCTTTATCATTAACGTTGCAAGCACATTTTTCATTTCAGGATACAAATTAACTCCCTTTGACATAGAAAACGCGTCTGCACTGACTTTACGGTTTGTTGTGCTTGTTGAGTCCTTCTCAGTTTTCTTTCTAACAACCTCTCCAGACCATTTAGGCTTAGCACTGGAAGAGTCGCGTGTGCCCTACGAATTTGCTTTCGCCTTCACAACCGCAGTGCGGTTTGTTCCCGTTCTGGCAGAAGAAGCCCAAACAATAATGGATGCACAGAAAGCCCGAGGTCTTGAACTGGAAAAAGGTAACTTACTCAAGAGAATAAGGAACTATATACCAGTCTTAATACCCCTGATTGTTAGTGCTATCCGTCGAAGCCTTGAGTTGGCAGAAGCCATGGAATCCCGCGCGTGGGGCGCAGCGAAGAAACGCACCAACCTGTACTTGTTGCAGTTGCACCGCGGAGATTTCGTATTGTTAGCAATCACGATTGGGATTATTGCTGTGGCTGTTTATGTGCGCTTCTTTGTGCCTATTCCAAGCATATCCGGTTTCTTTTGGCCATAG
- a CDS encoding energy-coupling factor ABC transporter ATP-binding protein, producing MIVVEDVHFSYPSKVEALKGVSLTINDGDFAAIMGQNGAGKSTLVKHFNGLLKPTSGSVRVDGVETTKSSVAALSRNVGFVFQNPDNQLFSETVEEEIAFALKNFGMDPEVIEKRVTWALKLLSLEQYRKTSPFLLSGGERKRVALASVLAWDPQMLILDEPTIGQDHEQKEKLRQFILQMQTQKKTVVIVTHDVEFVAECNPRVVLMKEGKIVADGAGKDILTDPALLEMSSVVLPQIAQIFTKLSPLGFPKDIIDIYEAKETILKAKGGVQRQ from the coding sequence ATGATAGTGGTTGAGGATGTTCATTTTTCTTATCCTAGTAAGGTTGAAGCCCTCAAAGGAGTCTCACTGACTATTAATGACGGCGACTTTGCTGCTATAATGGGGCAGAACGGCGCTGGAAAATCAACCCTTGTCAAACACTTCAACGGCTTACTAAAGCCTACATCTGGAAGCGTTCGCGTAGACGGCGTTGAAACTACTAAGTCAAGCGTTGCAGCCTTATCCAGAAACGTTGGCTTTGTTTTCCAGAATCCAGACAATCAACTATTCAGCGAAACAGTGGAGGAGGAGATTGCCTTTGCTCTAAAAAATTTTGGCATGGACCCAGAGGTCATAGAGAAACGGGTTACTTGGGCTCTAAAGCTTCTATCGCTAGAACAGTACCGAAAGACTTCACCCTTTCTGCTTAGCGGTGGCGAGCGGAAACGTGTGGCATTGGCGTCTGTTCTGGCTTGGGACCCGCAAATGCTGATTTTGGATGAACCCACGATTGGGCAAGACCATGAGCAGAAAGAGAAACTGCGCCAGTTTATCCTGCAGATGCAAACGCAAAAGAAAACGGTTGTCATCGTCACTCATGACGTGGAGTTTGTAGCTGAATGCAACCCCCGCGTGGTGCTCATGAAGGAAGGCAAAATCGTCGCAGACGGAGCTGGCAAAGACATTCTCACCGACCCTGCCTTGTTGGAAATGTCTTCGGTTGTTCTGCCCCAGATAGCGCAAATCTTTACAAAGCTGTCACCGCTGGGTTTCCCCAAGGACATCATCGACATATACGAGGCTAAAGAGACAATTCTGAAAGCCAAGGGAGGGGTGCAACGTCAATGA
- a CDS encoding ATP-binding cassette domain-containing protein — protein MAIIQTKNLTYTYPGATKPSIKDVSITVEKGEFVLITGPSGCGKTSLCRCFNSLIPHFYQGELKGEISVAGINPLEHHTYEMARHVGLVFQNPENQLFALSIEKDVAFGLENNGVPRDEMRRRVDWALNQTGIYDIRERSPHEISGGQQQRVAIAAVLAMQPEIIVLDEPTSFLDPLSAEKIFEVIYNLNREQGITVILVEHRLDLTAKYTNHLLVMDEGKVRLEGNPRDILSTDETRLIGVGIPKATLLYQMLKKDGLNLGNTTPLSSEELADQLLEALSPK, from the coding sequence ATGGCAATAATCCAAACCAAAAACCTCACCTACACTTACCCGGGCGCAACTAAACCATCCATCAAAGATGTTTCTATCACGGTGGAGAAGGGCGAGTTTGTCCTAATTACAGGCCCAAGCGGCTGTGGAAAGACAAGTTTGTGCCGATGCTTCAACAGCTTAATTCCACACTTCTATCAGGGAGAACTAAAGGGTGAAATTTCTGTTGCAGGAATCAATCCACTTGAACATCATACTTATGAAATGGCAAGGCATGTTGGCTTAGTATTCCAGAACCCTGAAAATCAGCTTTTCGCGTTATCCATCGAGAAAGATGTCGCTTTCGGCTTAGAAAACAACGGCGTTCCAAGAGATGAGATGCGCAGAAGAGTCGATTGGGCACTAAACCAAACAGGCATCTACGACATCCGCGAACGCTCACCCCACGAAATCTCAGGCGGTCAGCAGCAACGAGTGGCGATTGCCGCGGTTTTAGCCATGCAACCTGAAATCATAGTTTTAGATGAACCGACTTCGTTTCTTGACCCGCTCAGTGCGGAGAAAATCTTTGAGGTAATCTATAATCTCAACAGGGAACAGGGAATAACTGTTATCCTTGTAGAGCACCGCTTGGATTTAACAGCAAAATACACTAATCACCTCCTAGTTATGGATGAAGGAAAAGTGCGCCTTGAAGGTAACCCACGCGACATTCTGAGCACAGACGAAACCCGCCTAATAGGCGTTGGAATCCCCAAAGCAACCTTGCTCTACCAGATGCTAAAGAAGGATGGATTAAATCTAGGCAACACAACGCCACTGTCTTCTGAAGAATTGGCTGACCAATTGCTGGAGGCGTTATCGCCTAAATGA
- a CDS encoding DHH family phosphoesterase has protein sequence MSFTELITLLKEQKANFILLLCHRSADADAICSAYGLQGLLKRFLPHVITEIGCPQGINKPSKQLLEQMPITVNLKPNIESADTIILLDMNTIEQLDEVADTIKNSPSPKIIIDHHAPSAETTQICKLCIINETAAANCELIYHLFSQAQTTPTLNEAKALFIGIAFDTRHFALANSPTFEIIAKLVAQGIDAQQTLAQFALPIDPSERLAKLKACKRAKIIRINGWIIALSHVSAYQAPSAKALVDLGAHMAAVAGKKNGKIEVSLRSIRQFHEQTGVHLGTDIATPLGEYLQGIGGGHAMAAGVSGKGKIDDALKQCLSLLKQKITKNA, from the coding sequence ATGAGCTTCACAGAACTAATCACACTCCTAAAAGAACAAAAAGCCAACTTTATACTCTTACTATGCCACCGAAGCGCAGACGCCGACGCCATCTGCTCAGCATACGGCTTACAGGGACTACTAAAACGATTTTTACCCCACGTCATCACCGAAATCGGATGCCCACAAGGAATCAACAAACCATCTAAACAACTCCTAGAACAAATGCCCATAACCGTAAACCTCAAACCAAACATCGAATCCGCCGACACCATAATACTCCTAGACATGAACACCATCGAACAACTAGACGAAGTCGCCGACACCATAAAAAACTCACCCTCACCAAAAATAATCATCGACCACCACGCCCCAAGCGCCGAAACCACACAAATCTGCAAACTCTGCATAATAAACGAAACAGCAGCAGCCAACTGCGAACTAATCTACCACCTCTTCAGCCAAGCACAAACCACACCAACCCTCAACGAAGCAAAAGCACTATTCATAGGCATAGCCTTCGACACAAGACACTTCGCCTTAGCCAACTCACCAACATTCGAAATCATAGCCAAACTAGTAGCACAAGGCATAGACGCACAACAAACACTAGCACAGTTCGCCCTGCCCATAGACCCCTCAGAACGCTTAGCCAAACTCAAAGCCTGCAAACGAGCCAAAATCATAAGAATCAACGGCTGGATAATCGCCCTCTCACACGTTAGCGCTTACCAAGCCCCATCAGCAAAAGCCCTCGTTGACTTAGGCGCACACATGGCAGCTGTCGCAGGCAAAAAAAACGGCAAAATCGAAGTGAGCCTACGTTCCATCCGCCAATTTCATGAACAAACAGGAGTACATCTGGGAACCGACATCGCCACACCGCTTGGCGAATATTTGCAGGGCATAGGCGGCGGGCACGCTATGGCGGCAGGCGTCAGCGGGAAAGGAAAAATCGACGATGCACTCAAACAATGTCTTTCTCTTTTAAAGCAGAAAATAACCAAAAATGCGTAG
- a CDS encoding DUF3194 domain-containing protein, giving the protein MVELDIPELTTEQIETLCQTAENAARKHILSKVPNKNIERLDISVEANGTKPINITVEINLELSPQTKNINPQTLVKQATNEAHKAIENFLRKLK; this is encoded by the coding sequence ATGGTAGAACTGGACATCCCAGAACTAACCACCGAGCAAATCGAAACTTTATGCCAAACAGCAGAAAACGCAGCCAGAAAACACATCCTCTCCAAAGTCCCAAACAAAAACATCGAACGCCTAGACATCAGCGTAGAAGCAAACGGAACAAAACCAATCAACATAACAGTCGAAATCAACCTTGAACTATCACCACAAACAAAAAACATAAACCCACAAACCTTAGTCAAACAAGCCACAAACGAAGCCCACAAGGCAATTGAAAACTTTTTGAGAAAACTAAAATGA
- a CDS encoding prefoldin subunit beta: MSDELSKLPPNVQERLLRLQQLQQTLQTIIAQKQQVEMEKTEVEQTLAELQKTADNATIYKAVGSLLVKAEKPKVNQDLIDRKELLETRSTVLARQEERVRSQVKEAQTKLQEDLSPVAGQPSS, encoded by the coding sequence TTGAGCGACGAACTTTCAAAATTACCACCTAACGTCCAAGAAAGACTCCTAAGACTCCAACAACTCCAACAAACCCTACAAACAATCATCGCACAAAAACAACAAGTCGAAATGGAAAAAACCGAAGTAGAACAAACACTAGCGGAGTTACAAAAAACAGCCGACAACGCAACCATCTACAAAGCAGTCGGCTCACTACTAGTAAAAGCAGAAAAACCAAAAGTAAACCAAGACCTAATCGACCGCAAAGAACTCCTAGAAACAAGAAGCACCGTTTTAGCAAGACAAGAAGAACGCGTACGCAGCCAAGTCAAAGAAGCCCAAACCAAACTACAAGAAGACCTAAGCCCAGTCGCAGGTCAACCCTCCTCCTAA